One segment of Triticum aestivum cultivar Chinese Spring chromosome 2A, IWGSC CS RefSeq v2.1, whole genome shotgun sequence DNA contains the following:
- the LOC123189356 gene encoding uncharacterized membrane protein At3g27390, whose translation MGTVKAWVAGKYAEPMGPMHDSLRVAYVVFSFCAAFLLGGIKAMVVGPVAAALMILGNVGVILVLFPAHVWWTIYSLIKTDRINAGLKLAVAIALPVLFGLWLGLGIFGSALVALGYGFFTPWISTFEAFRQESEAKKFVHGIVDGTWGTIKGSCTVVRDFADMCFHSYPVYLKELRECAQDREPLSIRLLDVPSCILVGLLGLIVDIPLYTVIALIKSPYMLFKGWQRLLHDLISREGPFLEPVCVPIAGLAILFWPLVVVGSVLLAVVSSIFVGLYGAVIVYQEKSFRRGASYVVTMVAEFDEYTNDWLYLREGTVLPKPSYRKRKLPDSAEFSVRPNVSVRGGEHPSSSSEAPAMLVPTLVPARSVREAIQEVKMVQIWENVMKSCEQRGRDLLNLNVITSVDLTEWLRTKDGGNETINLGLPSYDMLCTVLQSIKAGSAGLLLGNGVEVDQQNRPQDLLLDWFFHPVLVLKDQIQVLKMTEQEVRFLEKSTLFVGGGSATAGADAWDNGAETPRDPVRTAQIQAISRRMVGIVRSMSKFPTYRRRYRHVVKLLVAYAVEREGSFGSSASAPSVSFEITRLEV comes from the exons ATGGGCACGGTGAAGGCGTGGGTGGCGGGCAAGTACGCGGAGCCAATGGGGCCGATGCACGACTCGCTGCGCGTCGCCTACGTGGTCTTCTCCTTCTGCGCCGCCTTCTTGCTCGGCGGAATCAAAG CGATGGTGGTCGGCCCGGTGGCGGCGGCGCTGATGATACTGGGGAACGTGGGCGTGATCCTCGTGCTCTTCCCGGCGCACGTCTGGTGGACCATCTACTCGCTCATCAA GACGGACCGCATCAACGCGGGCCTGAAGCTGGCGGTGGCCATCGCGCTGCCGGTGCTGTTCGGGCTCTGGCTCGGCCTGGGCATCTTCGGGAGCGCCCTGGTGGCGCTGGGCTACGGCTTCTTCACGCCGTGGATCTCCACCTTCGAGGCGTTCCGGCAGGAGAGCGAGGCCAAGAAGTTCGTGCATGGCATTGTG GACGGGACGTGGGGGACGATCAAGGGCAGCTGCACGGTGGTGAGGGACTTCGCGGACATGTGCTTCCACTCCTACCCCGTTTACCTCAAGGAGCTCCGCGAGTGCGCCCAGGACCGCGAGCCCCTCTCCATAAG GCTGCTGGACGTGCCGTCGTGCATACTCGTCGGCCTCCTGGGGTTGATCGTGGACATACCGCTCTACACGGTGATCGCGCTGATCAAGAGCCCCTACATGCTCTTCAAGGGCTGGCAGAGGCTGCTGCACGACCTCATCAGCCGCGAAGGCCCCTTCCTGGAGCCGGTCTGCGTGCCCATCGCCGGCCTCGCCATCCTTTTCTGGCCCCTGGTGGTGGTTGGGAGCGTCCTGCTGGCCGTCGTCTCCAGCATTTTCGTAGGTCTCTACGGAGCGGTCATCGTCTACCAG GAGAAGTCCTTCCGGCGGGGGGCTTCGTACGTGGTGACCATGGTCGCCGAGTTTGACGAGTACACCAACGACTGGCTTTACCTTCGCGAAGGGACTGTTCTTCCAAA GCCTTCCTACCGGAAGAGGAAATTGCCCGATTCCGCCGAGTTCTCGGTCCGGCCAAATGTTTCTGTCAGGGGAGGTGAGCACCCTAGTTCATCCAGTGAAGCTCCGGCAATGCTGGTTCCCACTTTGGTTCCGGCGAGGTCCGTCAGAGAGGCGATACAAGAGGTCAAAATGGTCCAG ATATGGGAAAACGTTATGAAGTCGTGCGAGCAGAGGGGCAGGGACCTGCTGAACCTGAATGTCATAACCAGCGTGGACCTGACCGAGTGGCTGAGAACGAAAGACGGCGGCAACGAGACGATAAACCTGGGGCTGCCTTCCTACGACATGCTGTGCACCGTCCTGCAGTCGATCAAGGCCGGCTCCGCGGGGCTGCTGCTGGGCAACGGCGTGGAGGTGGACCAGCAGAACCGGCCGCAGGACCTGCTGCTGGACTGGTTCTTCCACCCCGTGCTGGTGCTCAAGGACCAGATACAGGTGCTCAAGATGACCGAGCAGGAGGTGAGGTTCCTGGAGAAGTCGACGCTTTTCGTCGGCGGTGGTTCTGCCACCGCCGGTGCGGATGCGTGGGACAATGGCGCCGAGACGCCCCGAGATCCTGTCAGGACCGCGCAGATCCAGGCGATCAGTAGAAG GATGGTGGGGATAGTGAGGAGCATGTCCAAGTTCCCGACGTACCGGCGGCGGTACAGGCATGTGGTGAAGCTGCTGGTGGCGTACGCGGTGGAGCGGGAAGGCTCGTTCGGGTCGTCGGCGTCGGCTCCGTCGGTCTCCTTCGAGATCACACGCCTCGAAGTGTAG